Sequence from the Lepidochelys kempii isolate rLepKem1 chromosome 7, rLepKem1.hap2, whole genome shotgun sequence genome:
acccaggagtcctggctcccagcccccctacTCTAACCCATTAAACCTCTCTCCTCTACCAGAGGtcggaaatagaacccaggagtcctagctcccagtggCTCATTCAGCCCTTTCTACTGAGGCTGGtagtggtgtgtgggggggggggcgggggttccctCGGGGATGAGCCCTCACCACTTCCTCCATTCTCTGTCCCCCATCTCTTTCAGAATCCAGATGTCCGTCTGTCCAAAGCCTTGTCCTATGTTTTGCGTCATGGagcagcccagctggggctggagatgggtGCTGGTAAGTGCACCCATACTCCCATGCATTTGCTCCCCCTGGCCTTGCAGGCAGGCTTCAGAACAGCACCTCTCCCATAAAGAGAGAGCTACTGAACCCCAGCAGAAAGGACTGAGACAGGGGACCCTCTGCTTAGGTACAACCCGCCATGCTGACATGGGATCCCTGGCCTGTGGCTGCCCCTGGCTCTCCTACCTGCCCCTGGGGCCTGAAAGGTCAGGGGGTCATTATGGGGGGCACTTGGTATTGATGCATGTGCTCCCTgctcctagggaggtggtgggagagAGAGCACAGAGAAGGGGACTAAGGCTGGGCCTGCTATCCACAGACTCATTGCACTAAACAGCCCAGCCCCTTGCTCCAAAGGGTGTTCCCCCTCACAGGTtactgggggcaggggtgtgctGACATAAACTggcctgccctctgctggagggcCCATGGATGGGCACTgccccaggacacctgggttcttcaGCCCCTTAGTACCCTGGGTTGGATCTGAGGAGAGCCTGAGGGGTGTGGTAAGGGTTAGGGCATCATGTGGAGGCCAAACTGGTCTTGTCCCTCAGTCACCCCCAATGGATTGCATAGGGAGATGATGGAGTTAGACAGATCTTGGCATAGTTGGTCTAggggggtgggagatggggtagATCAGGTCTTGGCCTTGCCAGTCAGAGGAGGGATGGGTTAGAGCATGTGAGGACAGGTTAGAGTATGTGAGGACAGGTTAGGTCTAGGCCTTACCGGTGGAGGTTGGAGGGATGAGTAGGAGCTGCAAGGGGGTGTCAGTCTCGGCTGCACTAGTTGGGAGTGCAAAGGGGGTTTAGATCTTGGCCTAGCCAGTTGTGCGGGAATGGGACAGGGCATGCGAGGAGGGGCAGATCTCACCCTTGCTGGTTGGAGGAACAATGGTgtaggtggggggcggggtgttgTGCAAGGAGGGAGGATGAGGTAGGGCATGCAGGGGGCAGGTCTAACCCTCGCTGATtatggggatggggaggatgtGACAGGTTGAATGAAGGGGTTGGAATGTGGGCAGGGCAAGCCAGGGGGTCAGGTCTTGGCCTAGCCCATCgagggggggatggggcagggtgaGCGAGGGGGACAGGTCTCTGCCTAGCCCGTTGggatgtgggaagggggcaggtctCTGCCTAGCCTatcatggaggatgggagaggaCAAGGGGGGTAGGGATGCCAGGCCTCGGCCTAGCCCatcagggtttgggggtggggcagggcaagcaAGGGGAACAGGTCTCGGTTTAGCCCatcagggtgtggggagggggcaggtctcGGCCTAGCTGATCTCATCTATCTCCCCTCCCCAGATGGGTTCCTAGACGTGGCTGCCCTGCTGAGCCTGCCCCGCTTTGGGGGGGTCTCTGTGGCCGATGTGCGACACGTTGTGGAGACTAACGAGAAGCGCCGCTTTGCCCTGCGCCCCCACCCTAGTGATGGGCGCTTGCAGATCCGCGCCAACCAGGGGCACTcactgcaggtgctgggggaggggtgatggGCAGCAGAGAGGAATCCCTCTTCTGGGGAAGTGGCGGGGGGCAATTGAGTGGTGCGGGCAGGGGAAATCCTACAACCTGGGGCCCAGAGTGCGGGGGATGGGTCAGAGCAGGATAATCACTCTCCCAGGATTAGGAGGAGTCAGGGGGCAGGACAAGATCCTTGCTtcagggaatggggggcaggggcaccTAGGACATAAGAAGGGGCAAGAGAATGGGGGCTGGAGGGATGCCGAGAGGCTGATGAGGGCTAAGGAAAGCACAAAAAGGGACTCTAGGCCAGAAGCTCCATTGTGATATCCCTCCATTCCCTCACCAGCAGGTGTCAGAGCTAGAGCTgatcccactgctggagcccacAGCCCTACCCCAGACCATAGCCCATGGCACTTACCTGCGGCACTGGCCGGCCATCTGCCGAGGGGGCCTTTCCCGCATGGGGCGCAACCATATCCACCTAGCACCTGGGCTGCCCGGGGATGGACATGTCCTCAGCGGTGAGTGTGCATGCTGTAATGGGGAGAGAATCTAGGAGTCCTGCCCCCCTGTCCCTGGTGCAGTAATGGGGAGCtctctttgggggtggagggctgtGGTCCTGAGGGACACTGGTGGCTCTGTGTACAAAGCACAGTCAGCTGGGGGGGATGTGGGTGGGTCTGGGAGTTGCTCCCCATAGCCTGCTTTTGACCACCTCTTTGACTATTGATCCCCAGGGATGAGGCAGGACTGTGATGTGGCTATAGTGATTGATGGGCCCCAGGCACTGGCAGGTGagtaaggggacagggagggcaGTCTCCGGTGGAAACAAAGAAGGTTCCTCAGCCCTTCCAACTGAGGCACCTTCTCAGcagcagaacccaggaatcctggctcccagccccatcctcTAACCACTCAATCCCAGTCCCCACCCTGAGTGGAGGatagaacccagatgtcctggTTCCAATGGCCCTGTGCCTGTGCATTGCTTCCCCATGCAGATGGGATCCAGTTCTATCGCTCAGCTAATGGTGTCATCCTCACACCGGGTGATGCTGAAGGCCTCTTGCCTCCCCAGTACTTCCAGAGAGTCCTGCAGCTCCGGCCTGACAGTAAGGGTCTCTCCCACCCTGCCTCCTACcttcttggggggaaaaaagaggggaTGGCTTGGCACTGGGGGTGGGACAGTATAGACCTCTCCATTACCCCCACCCACTAGaaagaggggaagggacttgtccaaggtcatattGCAAGTGGGGCGGAGGACCTAGCGGTCCTGGCTCCCACTacctctgctctaacccactaatTTCCACTCCCCTTCCCACGCTGGGGATAGAACCCTGGAGTCCGGGGAGTCACTGTAGAACCCTTCCACAGAGTCACGGACCTGCTCGACATGGTGAGAGCTTGGTTTATTACTCTGTGTTTGCAGTCCCAGTTGACGTGCCCGGCTGGCAGCTCGTGGCAGAATCCAAGTAGCTCTGGTTTTGATCTGTTCCCAGGGAGTGGCAGAGAAGTGCCCATGAGCCGATGGAGGGTGGAGGGTCCTGTTATTCCCTGGCATAGTTGGCAAGGGCAGGCAGGTTCAGGAAAGCCAAATTCTGCCAACCCATTTCTGAATCCTTCTCTCTTTCAGGGCGTTTGCTACCCCTCGAGTGACTCTCACAGGGTCCAGGGCCATGGCATGGAGGAGAATCAGGCAGGAGAGAGCAGTGTAAAATAAAATCCCTATTGTTCCATCTGCTGCAGGCTCTTTAACCATCTCTCTtctggatttgcttgccttgctTCCCCGCGCCCACCGCTGGGGTAAGGCGTGCTGGCTGGggacctgtattccccctcccaTAGAGCACATGCAGGAGtgctggggtggcagggagcaCGAGAAGGGATGGGTGGATCAAGGGGTGGCTTGGGCTGGGGTTGTGTAGGCCATTGTGGGGTGGTGTTTGAGGAGTAGCAAGTGTTGGGCTGGCTGGGTTGGTTAGCTGAGTGTGTATGGAAAAGTGGAGACTGGGGTTGTGGAGCATGGGGGGAGTGGCTTGGGAATGTGTGTGTAGGGATTGGTGGGCTGTGTTGTGGGTAGGAGGGAATGGGGGTAGGGGACTGTGTTGGGTGGGTATGTTGGGGATAGGTGGTtgggatgggtgggtgagggctgCTCCCTCCCTGTTGGCGGGGCCAATGttggtccctgctgccccctggtaCCCAGCAGGGGATAGGAACAGTGCTGAGTGCTCACAGGGCCTCGTGGCCCCCTGTCAGCTTGTAGAAAAGCTCCTCATCGAGGCCCCGGCCCTTGTCGGTGGAGCGGGTGGACAGGAAGATGTACCCCCCGATGTACTCGTGCACGATATTGCACCTGGCCGACACACAGCTGAATGCCACATTGATGTGCTCATCAAACTCAATCGCCACCTGGGAGAGAGGACAGTAGTGAGGGGCTGGTTGGGGAagagaacacaggagtcctggctcccacttTTTAGTGTTGTTAgaaactggggaaccttttggggaagaagTAGCCTGTACCGGGGGAGGATGGACTCCACCttaaccaaaatggaaccagatagctggcatgtaaaattaagaaGGTTGTAGAGGAGttacatttaactttaaaaagggaaacaacaCAAGAATGAGGATGTTTGTtagatggaaattaaaaagaacagtcacGGGGGTACAGTGCGGCCTGCAGTCAGCATGGAGACTACTTAAaaataccataatagaggctcagactaaatgtataccccaaaccAAAAGAGACATGGCTAAGCAACAGCGTATTGGAGAGGAAAAGTCACCCtttaaaatgtcaggtttcagagtagcagccatgttagtctgtattcgcaaaagaaaaggaggacttgtggcaccttagggactaacaaatttatctgagcataagcttttgtgatctacagctcacttcatcagatgctcaaataaatttgttagtctctaaagtgccacaagttctcctttcctTTAAAATGTGGAAGTCAAATTCTAATGAGGAAAATAAGAAGGggcacaaactctggcaagtaaaATGTACAAGTGTCATaagacaggccaaaaaagaatttgagaacTAACTTGCTAAAGATGCAAAAACTAACAATAAGAATTTtcttaagtacatcagaagcaggaagcatgtcagacaatcagtggggccactagacAACCAAGGTGTTAAagaagcactcaaagaagacaaggcAATCACAGAGAAGCTAAATGGATTTTTTGCATGGGTCTTTGCAACAGAAGATATAGGGGAGGTACCCATATCAGAgctattctttttgggtgacTAATCGGAAGTATCGTCCCACATAGATGTgtcaatagaggtggttttggcACATATTACTAAAACTAAACAAtactaagtcaccaggaccagatggtcttCACCCAAAAGTTTGAAGGAagtcagatatgaaattgcagaactgtagTATTTAACCTATTGCTGAAATAAGCCTCTGTAgcagatgactagaggatagctaatgaaatagcaaatttttaaaaaggctccagaggcaatcctggcaattacaggccagtaaacctaacttcagtaccaggcaaattggtagaaactgtAGAAAAGAGCccaattatcagacacagagataAATACACTTTATTGAGGAAGAGTCAATATAGCTTTTGTGAAGAGAAGTCATGGCTCACCAGTCTGGTGtgatgattaagggtatggaatggcttccatacaaGGAAAGACTAAAGATTAGGGCtgctcagcttagaaaagagacaactaagggtgtGTGAgagataaaggtctataaaatcatgaatggtatggaaaaAGGGAATAGGAAAGCGTTATTTACCTTtttccacaatacaaaaaccaggggtcgctggatgaaattaataggcagcagatttaatacaaacaagaggaagttctttttcacacaatccacaactaacctgtggaagtCATTGCTATGGGATCTTGTGATgggcaaaagtataactgggttccaaaaagaactggataagttagtgctggataggtccatcaatgactatttgCCAATATGACCAAGGACATAACCTCATGCttggggtgaccctaaacctctgatcgCCACTAGCCAGGTGGATCACTCCATGCCTCCCGTGTTCTGTACACTCTGGCTGAAGCTCTGATATGGGCCACTGTTGcccaggatactgggcaagatagATTAGGGCTTGACCTAGTAGGGCAGTTCTTATATTCTTAGAATCAGTTACAAGATAATAGGGTTAGAAGAAATAGccagaatggatttgtcaagaacaaatcatgccaaactcaCTTGATTTCCTTTGTggacaggattactggcctagtagatgggccatagtcccacatgacacactcataagcaaactagggaaatgtggtctaaataaaattactataaggtgggtacacaactggttgaaagactgtcctcagagtagttatcaatcaTTCACAGttgaactgggaggatgtatctagtggggccCTCCAGGGTTCAGTCCTGgctccagtactattcaatatgttcattaatgacttggataatagagtggagaatatgcttataaaatttgcagatgacaccaaactgggagggattgcaagtactttggaggacaagcTTAGAATTAAAAATCACCTTGACAAGTTAGagaaattggtctgaaatcaacaagatgaaattcaataaaggcaagtgCAACGTACTactcttcagaaaaaaaaaaccaaatgcacaattacaaaatgagAAAGAACTGATTACGTGGCAATGTTGCTGAAAAGGATGCAAGGATTACAGTGGCTCACAAACTGAACGTGAGTGTCAGCAGCTGCAGAAATGGTTAATATTATTCTGGGGTGGTGCAAGAGTGTTGCATGTAAGATATGGGAAATAACTGTCCTTCTCTGCTTGGCACGGGGGAGGCCTTGGCTgcagtactgtgcccagttctgggcaccacatttcaggaaagatgggaacaaattggagagagtccagagcagagctacaaaaatgataaaaggtttagaaaccctgaTCTAGGAGGGAAGGTTAAAAacactgggcttgtttagttatgagaaaagactgaggggacCTGCTAACAGttttccaatatgttaagggctgctataaagagaatggggattaattgttctccatggcccCTGAAGGCAGGATAAGAAGTCGtccttaatcttcagcaagggagactCAGGTCAGACAttagggaaaaactttctgactaaGGGTAGATAAGCTCTGtgacaggcttccaaggga
This genomic interval carries:
- the TRPT1 gene encoding tRNA 2'-phosphotransferase 1 isoform X6, giving the protein MDPGGAESQQPLPRAPGRGSRKSGSRKRHQDQNPDVRLSKALSYVLRHGAAQLGLEMGADGFLDVAALLSLPRFGGVSVADVRHVVETNEKRRFALRPHPSDGRLQIRANQGHSLQVSELELIPLLEPTALPQTIAHGTYLRHWPAICRGGLSRMGRNHIHLAPGLPGDGHVLSGMRQDCDVAIVIDGPQALAGE
- the TRPT1 gene encoding tRNA 2'-phosphotransferase 1 isoform X4, which codes for MDPGGAESQQPLPRAPGRGSRKSGSRKRHQDQNPDVRLSKALSYVLRHGAAQLGLEMGADGFLDVAALLSLPRFGGVSVADVRHVVETNEKRRFALRPHPSDGRLQIRANQGHSLQVSELELIPLLEPTALPQTIAHGTYLRHWPAICRGGLSRMGRNHIHLAPGLPGDGHVLSGMRQDCDVAIVIDGPQALADGIQFYRSANGVILTPGDAEGLLPPQYFQRVLQLRPDRRLLPLE
- the TRPT1 gene encoding tRNA 2'-phosphotransferase 1 isoform X3; translation: MDPGGAESQQPLPRAPGRGSRKSGSRKRHQDQNPDVRLSKALSYVLRHGAAQLGLEMGADGFLDVAALLSLPRFGGVSVADVRHVVETNEKRRFALRPHPSDGRLQIRANQGHSLQQVSELELIPLLEPTALPQTIAHGTYLRHWPAICRGGLSRMGRNHIHLAPGLPGDGHVLSGMRQDCDVAIVIDGPQALADGIQFYRSANGVILTPGDAEGLLPPQYFQRVLQLRPDRRLLPLE
- the TRPT1 gene encoding tRNA 2'-phosphotransferase 1 isoform X1, which produces MSVCPKPCPMFCVMEQPSWGWRWVLVSAPILPCICSPWPCRQASEQHLSHKERATEPQQKGLRQGTLCLDGFLDVAALLSLPRFGGVSVADVRHVVETNEKRRFALRPHPSDGRLQIRANQGHSLQQVSELELIPLLEPTALPQTIAHGTYLRHWPAICRGGLSRMGRNHIHLAPGLPGDGHVLSGMRQDCDVAIVIDGPQALADGIQFYRSANGVILTPGDAEGLLPPQYFQRVLQLRPDRRLLPLE
- the TRPT1 gene encoding tRNA 2'-phosphotransferase 1 isoform X2; amino-acid sequence: MSVCPKPCPMFCVMEQPSWGWRWVLVSAPILPCICSPWPCRQASEQHLSHKERATEPQQKGLRQGTLCLDGFLDVAALLSLPRFGGVSVADVRHVVETNEKRRFALRPHPSDGRLQIRANQGHSLQVSELELIPLLEPTALPQTIAHGTYLRHWPAICRGGLSRMGRNHIHLAPGLPGDGHVLSGMRQDCDVAIVIDGPQALADGIQFYRSANGVILTPGDAEGLLPPQYFQRVLQLRPDRRLLPLE
- the TRPT1 gene encoding tRNA 2'-phosphotransferase 1 isoform X5: MWEGGRSLPSLSWRMGEDKGGRDARPRPSPSGFGGGAGQARGTGLGLADLIYLPSPDGFLDVAALLSLPRFGGVSVADVRHVVETNEKRRFALRPHPSDGRLQIRANQGHSLQQVSELELIPLLEPTALPQTIAHGTYLRHWPAICRGGLSRMGRNHIHLAPGLPGDGHVLSGMRQDCDVAIVIDGPQALADGIQFYRSANGVILTPGDAEGLLPPQYFQRVLQLRPDRRLLPLE